A window of the Mycobacteriales bacterium genome harbors these coding sequences:
- the glmS gene encoding glutamine--fructose-6-phosphate transaminase (isomerizing): MCGIVGYVGHRQALDVVLEGLRRLEYRGYDSSGVAVLDGGLVVEKRAGRIENLDKALAAEHPAGIHGTTGLGHTRWATHGAPTDRNAHPHLDTANSVAVIHNGIIENFAPLRAELEAAGIELRSETDTEVVAHLVAAELSALSAAGSAGAGGNLADAVRLVCRRLHGAFTLVIAHQGDPDRLVAARRNSPLVLGVGAGETFLASDVAAFVEHTRDAVELGQDQVVEITADGYTVTDFAGAPVATMPFRVDWDLAAAEKGGYPYFMLKEIQEQPAAVADTLLGRFVDGRIVLDEQRLDAQELRDVDKVFVVACGTAYHSGLIAKYAIEHWTRVPVEVEMASEFRYRDPVLDRDTLVVAISQSGETMDTLEAIRHAREQKARVLAVCNTNGAQIPRESDAVLYTRAGPEIGVASTKTFLAQIAATQLVGLALAGAKGTKYGDEVAREFAALEAMPALIAEVLSVVEPVRELARDIAGSKAVLFLGRHVGYPVALEGALKLKELAYMHAEGFPAGELKHGPIALIDAKMPVVALMPNDAHRERTLSN; encoded by the coding sequence ATGTGCGGCATCGTGGGGTACGTCGGGCACCGGCAGGCGCTGGATGTGGTGCTGGAAGGGCTGCGGCGCCTGGAGTATCGGGGTTACGACTCTTCCGGAGTGGCGGTCCTGGACGGCGGGCTGGTGGTCGAGAAGCGGGCCGGCCGGATCGAGAACCTGGACAAGGCGCTGGCCGCCGAGCACCCGGCCGGGATCCACGGCACCACCGGCCTCGGGCACACCCGCTGGGCCACCCACGGGGCGCCGACCGACCGCAACGCGCACCCGCACCTGGACACGGCCAACTCCGTCGCGGTCATCCACAACGGGATCATCGAGAACTTCGCACCGCTGCGGGCCGAGCTGGAGGCCGCGGGGATCGAGCTGCGCAGCGAGACCGACACCGAGGTCGTCGCGCACCTGGTCGCCGCCGAACTCTCGGCTCTGTCAGCGGCCGGCTCCGCCGGGGCAGGCGGGAACCTGGCCGACGCCGTCCGGCTGGTCTGCCGGCGCCTGCACGGGGCGTTCACGCTGGTCATCGCGCACCAGGGCGACCCGGACCGGCTGGTCGCCGCCCGCCGCAACTCCCCGCTCGTGCTCGGCGTGGGCGCGGGCGAGACGTTCCTGGCCAGCGACGTGGCGGCGTTCGTCGAGCACACCCGGGACGCGGTCGAGCTCGGCCAGGACCAGGTCGTCGAGATCACCGCGGACGGCTACACGGTGACCGACTTCGCGGGCGCGCCGGTCGCGACCATGCCGTTCCGGGTCGACTGGGACCTCGCCGCCGCCGAGAAGGGCGGCTATCCGTACTTCATGCTCAAGGAGATCCAGGAGCAGCCGGCCGCGGTCGCGGACACGCTGCTGGGCCGGTTCGTCGACGGCCGGATCGTGCTGGACGAGCAGCGGCTGGACGCCCAGGAGCTGCGTGACGTGGACAAGGTGTTCGTGGTCGCCTGCGGCACGGCGTACCACTCCGGGCTGATCGCGAAATACGCGATCGAGCACTGGACCCGGGTGCCGGTCGAGGTCGAGATGGCCTCGGAGTTCCGCTACCGGGACCCGGTGCTGGACCGGGACACGCTGGTCGTCGCGATCTCGCAGAGCGGCGAGACGATGGACACGCTGGAGGCGATCCGGCACGCGCGGGAGCAGAAGGCGCGCGTGCTCGCGGTCTGCAACACCAACGGCGCGCAGATCCCGCGGGAGTCCGACGCGGTGCTCTACACCCGCGCCGGGCCCGAGATCGGCGTCGCCTCGACCAAGACGTTCCTGGCCCAGATCGCCGCCACCCAGCTGGTGGGGCTGGCGCTGGCCGGCGCGAAGGGCACCAAGTACGGCGACGAGGTCGCCCGGGAGTTCGCCGCGCTGGAGGCGATGCCGGCGCTGATCGCCGAGGTGCTGTCGGTGGTGGAGCCGGTGCGCGAGCTGGCCCGGGACATCGCCGGCTCGAAGGCCGTGCTGTTCCTCGGCCGGCACGTCGGCTATCCGGTGGCGCTGGAGGGTGCGCTGAAGCTCAAGGAGCTGGCGTACATGCACGCCGAGGGGTTCCCGGCCGGCGAGCTGAAGCACGGGCCGATCGCGCTGATTGACGCGAAGATGCCGGTTGTCGCGCTGATGCCCAACGACGCGCATCGAGAACGGACGCTCAGCAAC